The Alosa alosa isolate M-15738 ecotype Scorff River chromosome 9, AALO_Geno_1.1, whole genome shotgun sequence genome includes a region encoding these proteins:
- the cilp2 gene encoding cartilage intermediate layer protein 1, translated as MWDLKMVTLLLPFLFATCFAQGTIWDKMNLGKWSQTDRNRKQAYNSLSDHQTTGVTEWTSWFNIDHPGGNGDYERLEAIRYYYRERVCARPVAMEARTTDWVPAADTGEVVHSSLDKGFWCINKEQPRGRGCSNYHVRFQCPPVNAYWTDWSGWGPCSATACNDVGIQVRQRKCVSKDPTPLLFGPSCHGSHIERRECSTPPCEARWGPWGAWGSCSVTCGGGRRTRRRNCIRTSDTVRCEGRPVEFQKCGKKPCPTACQHVCQEGRPSDDCSRCVCEGHLLHGEVLSATGVPVAGARVSLVSQPNLIRARTNSKGLFKIPGVCSGSKTLLVINKEKFAPLTIATFNNGSKTSWVHGILKSSEKPHIVKHPEDKVRYEGQRAILCCKATGSPKPEKYQWYHNGSLLDWKEYKYEEDLVLRDLRVEQSGQYYCKATSQTGSIKSSQAFLTVMGKGTPACKATPDAHMVKLPLDCVQSETNSKFYNAGRCPYNKCVGTLDYDMRCRDAGGFCCSVKTMETRQINCGRYSLPIKVVTECACQSCVEPKVLVRGRVVAADDNEPLRFGHILMGKERVGTTGFQGGFTLQVSPGVQRLVVNFVDPTEKFIDTVKVFIFDKKGGSVYHDVKVMRKVEPIDINAAETNTIYLGEMKGEDPIGQIVIPPNSFHKNTGEVYEGTVKASVTFIDPRNITTAAAAPGDLNFVDDEGDTLPLRTYGMFSVDFRDEANKEVLGTGAVQVLLDTQHVKMQEHIPTMKLWSLNPDTGIWEEESHFHYEKAAASGNGRSKREERTFLIGNMEIRERRLFNLDVPENRRCFVKVRAYMSDKFLPHEQLKGVVISLINLEPKPGYSSNPRAWGRFDSVIAGQNGACLPAFCDAIMPDAYTAYVTAIMGGEELEAAPSTPKMNPNIIGVSQPYLDKLDYQRSDHADPALKKTAFRINLAKPDPNNVDETNGPIYPYQSMIACENAPVDANHFRFFRVEKDKYEYNMVPFEENDLTTWTGDYMSWWPNPQEFRACFIKVKIQGATEVMVRSKNMGGTHPQTTGQLYGIRDIRSTRDMSTANTSAACLEFKCSGMLFDQATVDRSLISVFPQANCRRTNINNLLQEYLIKHPPAVQNNESHVFSMLAPVDPLGHNYGIYTVTDQNPRVAKEIAIGRCFDGTSDGFSREMKADAGVALTFSCPKRTVTRESLFQRLQTNPGQTLTQMARDMRESEGLQVRRGGTQVVAYPSDQQGRPQSRRISNRRRSVVRTRSRQ; from the exons GAACCATATGGGACAAAATGAACCTCGGAAAGTGgagccagacagacaggaacagGAAACAAGCCTACAACAGCCTCTCCGATCACCAGACCACAG GAGTGACGGAGTGGACATCCTGGTTCAACATCGACCATCCAGGTGGCAACGGAGACTATGAGCGCTTGGAGGCCATCCGCTACTACTACAGAGAGAGGGTGTGCGCCCGGCCAGTGGCCATGGAGGCCCGCACCACCGACTGGGTCCCCGCTGCGGACACTGGAGAGGTGGTGCATTCCAGCCTCGACAAGGGCTTCTGGTGCATCAATAAGGAGCAGCCCCGCGGTCGCGGCTGCTCGAACTACCATGTGCGCTTCCAGTGTCCACCAG TCAATGCCTACTGGACAGACTGGTCAGGCTGGGGTCCATGTTCAGCCACGGCCTGCAATGACGTCGGCATCCAGGTGCGCCAGCGCAAGTGCGTGAGCAAAGACCCCACACCTCTGCTGTTCGGCCCATCCTGCCACGGATCCCATATTGAGAGGAGAGAATGTTCAACTCCACCCTGTGAAG CTCGGTGGGGCCCGTGGGGTGCCTGGGGCAGCTGCTCCGTCACCTGTGGTGGAGGACGACGTACCCGCCGAAGGAACTGCATCAGAACCTCAGACACGGTCCGTTGTGAGGGACGTCCGGTCGAGTTTCAGAAGTGCGGGAAGAAACCATGCCCAA cggcATGCCAACACGTGTGTCAGGAGGGTCGGCCAAGTGATGACTGcagccgctgtgtgtgtgagggccatCTGCTGCATGGAGAGGTCCTGTCTGCGACAGGGGTACCAGTGGCAGGGGCCCGGGTGTCCCTGGTGAGCCAGCCGAACCTCATCCGTGCTCGCACCAACTCCAAGGGCCTCTTCAAAATACCTGGGGTGTGTTCCGGGTCCAAGACGCTCCTCGTCATCAACAAGGAGAAATTTGCGCCCCTCACCATCGCTACTTTTAACAACGGCAGTAAGACCTCTTGGGTCCACGGCATCTTGAAATCTTCAG AAAAGCCGCACATTGTGAAACACCCCGAAGACAAGGTCAGATATGAAGGCCAACGTGCAATCCTGTGCTGCAAGGCCACAGGGAGCCCCAAACCAGAGAAATATCAATG GTATCATAACGGATCACTGCTAGACTGGAAGGAGTACAAATATGAAGAGGATCTGGTCCTCCGAGACTTGAGAGTGGAGCAATCCGGCCAATATTACTGCAAAGCCACCAGTCAGACGGGCAGCATCAAGTCCTCTCAAGCTTTCCTCACTGTTATGG GTAAAGGCACACCAGCATGCAAGGCCACACCTGATGCCCACATGGTCAAGCTGCCCTTAGACTGTGTCCAGTCTGAGACCAACTCCAAGTTCTATAATGCTGGCCGGTGTCCATACAATAAATGCGTGGGCACTTTGGACTATGACATGCGCTGCAGGGATGCAGGTGGATTCTGTTGTAGTGTGAAGACCATGGAGACCCGGCAGATAAACTGTGGCCGCTACTCGTTACCCATCAAGGTTGTGACGGAGTGCGCCTGTCAGAGCTGTGTGGAGCCCAAGGTGCTTGTGCGTGGAAGAGTGGTTGCAGCAGATGACAATGAACCCCTGCGCTTCGGACACATCCTCATggggaaagagagggtgggGACCACCGGGTTCCAGGGTGGCTTCACCCTTCAGGTGTCCCCAGGTGTACAGAGGCTGGTCGTGAACTTCGTCGACCCCACGGAGAAGTTCATAGACACAGTCAAGGTGTTCATCTTCGACAAGAAAGGCGGATCTGTCTACCACGATGTAAAGGTAATGCGTAAAGTGGAGCCCATTGATATAAATGCGGCTGAGACAAACACCATTTACCTGGGAGAAATGAAAGGAGAGGACCCTATAGGCCAGATAGTCATACCTCCCAACTCCTTCCACAAAAACACAGGGGAGGTATACGAAGGCACAGTGAAAGCCAGCGTGACATTCATAGATCCGAGGAACATCACCACAGCAGCGGCAGCCCCAGGTGACCTCAACTTTGTGGACGATGAAGGGGACACCCTGCCGCTGAGAACATACGGGATGTTTTCTGTCGACTTCAGAGACGAGGCAAACAAGGAGGTCCTCGGGACAGGGGCAGTGCAGGTGCTACTTGACACGCAACATGTCAAAATGCAAGAGCACATTCCCACTATGAAACTGTGGTCACTCAATCCAGATACGGGCATTTGGGAAGAAGAGAGCCACTTCCACTACGAGAAAGCAGCCGCAAGCGGAAACGGGAGGAGTAAGCGGGAGGAGCGAACCTTCCTGATTGGGAACATGGAGATACGCGAGCGGCGTCTATTCAACCTGGACGTGCCGGAGAATCGCCGTTGCTTCGTGAAAGTGCGGGCGTACATGAGTGACAAGTTCCTCCCACACGAGCAACTGAAAGGTGTAGTCATCAGCCTTATAAACCTTGAGCCTAAGCCTGGCTACTCATCTAACCCAAGAGCATGGGGCCGATTTGACAGTGTGATAGCAGGGCAGAATGGTGCTTGCCTGCCAGCCTTCTGTGATGCTATAATGCCTGATGCCTACACAGCGTATGTCACTGCCATCATGGGAGGAGAGGAACTAGAGGCAGCCCCATCAACACCCAAAATGAATCCAAACATCATTGGGGTGTCGCAGCCATATTTAGATAAATTAGACTATCAGCGGTCAGACCATGCAGATCCAGCTCTTAAAAAAACTGCGTTCAGAATAAACTTGGCCAAACCAGACCCAAATAATGTGGATGAAACCAATGGTCCAATATATCCCTACCAGAGCATGATAGCGTGCGAAAATGCCCCAGTTGACGCCAACCACTTCCGTTTTTTCCGTGTGGAGAAGGACAAATATGAGTACAATATGGTGCCATTTGAGGAGAATGATCTGACTACGTGGACAGGTGACTATATGTCATGGTGGCCAAACCCACAAGAGTTCAGAGCGTGCTTCATTAAGGTCAAGATCCAGGGCGCTACAGAAGTGATGGTGAGGTCGAAAAACATGGGAGGTACGCACCCACAGACCACAGGCCAACTCTACGGCATAAGGGACATCCGTAGCACTCGCGACATGTCAACCGCCAACACATCAGCTGCATGTCTGGAGTTTAAGTGCAGTGGAATGCTATTCGATCAAGCCACAGTTGACAGGTCCCTCATATCTGTGTTCCCACAGGCTAACTGTCGACGCACAAATATCAACAATCTCTTGCAAGAGTATCTTATCAAGCACCCTCCTGCAGTGCAGAACAATGAATCACATGtctttagcatgctagctcCTGTTGACCCACTGGGACACAACTATGGCATCTACACGGTGACTGACCAGAATCCACGTGTTGCAAAGGAGATTGCCATCGGACGGTGTTTTGATGGAACCTCAGATGGCTTTTCCAGAGAGATGAAGGCAGATGCCGGGGTCGCACTGACATTCAGTTGCCCAAAGAGGACTGTGACCCGAGAGAGCCTTTTCCAGCGGCTTCAGACCAACCCGGGTCAGACCCTGACCCAAATGGCCCGTGACATGAGAGAATCAGAGGGGCTGCAGGTCAGAAGAGGGGGCACCCAGGTGGTGGCCTACCCCTCAGATCAGCAAGGAAGGCCCCAGAGCCGCAGGATAAGCAACAGGAGGAGATCTGTGGTGCGAACCCGGTCAAGGCAGTAG
- the si:ch211-212d10.2 gene encoding Rieske domain-containing protein: protein MASAKEGSAAAQDVVWRLIGPVSELSNRQCRLIYSSFGYDSDVCLFRVKGDFFAMDARCSHSGGPLCDGDIEEADDVLQVFCPWHDYDFNLRTGKSNTGLQQQVHEVKLEDGSVFVKHASFLSLKPFPLGSKD, encoded by the exons ATGGCTTCAGCAAAAGAAGGGAGCGCAGCTGCTCAAGATGTAGTGTGGCGCCTAATCGGCCCAGTCTCCGAGCTGTCTAATCGACAGTGCCGTCTGATCTATTCCTCTTTCGGTTATGACTCTGATGTTTGCCTCTTTCGTGTTAAAGGGGATTTTTTTGCGATGGATGCACGCTGCTCTCATTCGG GTGGACCTCTATGTGATGGAGACATTGAGGAAGCAGATGATGTCCTTCAAGTCTTCTGTCCATGGCATGACTATGATTTCAATCTCAGAACAGGGAAGTCCAATACTGGGTTACAG caACAAGTGCATGAAGTCAAGCTCGAGGATGGCAGTGTCTTTGTGAAACATGCAAGCTTCCTCTCGCTGAAACCCTTCCCTCTGGGGTCGAAGGACTGA
- the si:ch211-212d10.1 gene encoding LOW QUALITY PROTEIN: granzyme-like protein 1 (The sequence of the model RefSeq protein was modified relative to this genomic sequence to represent the inferred CDS: deleted 1 base in 1 codon), with product MLSVFNQGDCMRDNIIGGHVAKPHSHPYMVLIPYESQGNIWRECDGFLVREDFVMTAAHCKGMRMFVFPGVHDKSKLNKNLRVEATPFVHPNYTLNENEVKNDIMLLKLKQNVTLTNKVGLLALPEKKNAIPTTDCLVSGWGSTVFNHPKKLRLLREVNVTVNTSLNCDTPATICTRGSIGPFQGDSGGPLVCGEVACGVVSACKFDGETYTHYYTRIAHFRHWIDKMMNTIH from the exons ATGCTGTCTGTCTTCAATCAAG GGGACTGCATGCGAGACAACATCATCGGTGGACATGTGGCAAAACCTCACAGCCATCCCTACATGGTATTAATACCGTACGAAAGTCAGGGAAATATTTGGAGGGAATGCGATGGTTTCCTTGTGAGGGAGGATTTTGTAATGACAGCAGCGCACTGCAAAGGAAT GCGaatgtttgttttccctggTGTCCACGACAAgtcaaaattaaacaaaaaccTACGAGTGGAAGCTACACCATTTGTCCATCCCAACTACACTTTAAACGAAAATGAAGTGAAAAATGACATTATGCTACTGAAG CTCAAGCAAAATGTTACGCTTACCAACAAGGTGGGGCTGTTAGCACTTCCTGAGAAAAAAAATGCCATCCCAACAACAGACTGTCTGGTCTCAGGATGGGGTTCAACGGTTTTTAACCACCCAAAAAAACTCAGA TTGTTGAGAGAagttaatgttaccgttaacaCCTCTCTCAACTGTGACACCCCGGCAACAATCTGTACCAGAGGATCTATAGGCCCTTTTCAG GGGGACTCTGGAGGCCCACTCGTTTGTGGTGAAGTTGCGTGTGGGGTGGTGTCTGCATGCAAATTTGACGGTGAAACCTACACCCACTACTACACTCGGATTGCTCACTTCCGCCACTGGATTGACAAGATGATGAATACCATCCATTAA
- the cirbpb gene encoding cold inducible RNA binding protein b isoform X5, with translation MSDEGKLFVGGLSYDTNEQSLEEAFSKYGTISKVDVIRDRETDRSRGFGFVTFENPEDAKDAMFAMNGKSVDGRMIRVDEAGKSGGRSGGGFRRGGGGFRGGFRGGRGRGGGSYGGERSYGGDRGYGGSSERSYGGDRSYGGGERSYSSGDRSYGGGGGGGYRSSGGYSSGGGGGGGYRGSSSGGYEGGSYRDSYDSYG, from the exons ATGTCTGACGAAGGAAAGCTTTTCGTTGGTGGGCTCAGCTATGATACAAATGAGCAGTCTTTGGAAGAAGCTTTCTCCAAATATGGAACCATCTCAAAag TCGATGTAAtcagagacagggagacagacCGGTCAAGAGGCTTTGGCTTTGTTACTTTTGAAAATCCAGAAGATGCCAAGGATGCAATGTTTGCAATGAATGGCAAA TCTGTAGATGGCAGAATGATCAGAGTCGACGAGGCTGGAAAGTCTGGAGGCAGGTCTGGTGGAGGCTtcaggagaggtggaggtggctTCAGAGGAGGATTCCGTGGTGGAAGAGGTAGAG GAGGTGGAAGCTACGGAGGAGAAAGAAGCTACGGGGGAGACCGGGGATATGGCGGCAGCAGCGAAAGAAGTTACGGTGGTGACCGATCATATGGTGGCGGAGAAAGGAGCTACAGCAGCGGGGACAGGAGCTAtggcggcggcggtggcggcggcTACAGGAGCAGCGGTGGATATTCGTCAGGAGGTGGCGGCGGTGGCGGCTACAGGGGGAGCAG TTCGGGAGGTTACGAGGGCGGTTCCTACAGAGACAGCTACGACAGTTATG GTTAA
- the cirbpb gene encoding cold inducible RNA binding protein b isoform X4: MSDEGKLFVGGLSYDTNEQSLEEAFSKYGTISKVDVIRDRETDRSRGFGFVTFENPEDAKDAMFAMNGKSVDGRMIRVDEAGKSGGRSGGGFRRGGGGFRGGFRGGRGRGGGSYGGERSYGGDRGYGGSSERSYGGDRSYGGGERSYSSGDRSYGGGGGGGYRSSGGYSSGGGGGGGYRGSRSSGGYEGGSYRDSYDSYG, from the exons ATGTCTGACGAAGGAAAGCTTTTCGTTGGTGGGCTCAGCTATGATACAAATGAGCAGTCTTTGGAAGAAGCTTTCTCCAAATATGGAACCATCTCAAAag TCGATGTAAtcagagacagggagacagacCGGTCAAGAGGCTTTGGCTTTGTTACTTTTGAAAATCCAGAAGATGCCAAGGATGCAATGTTTGCAATGAATGGCAAA TCTGTAGATGGCAGAATGATCAGAGTCGACGAGGCTGGAAAGTCTGGAGGCAGGTCTGGTGGAGGCTtcaggagaggtggaggtggctTCAGAGGAGGATTCCGTGGTGGAAGAGGTAGAG GAGGTGGAAGCTACGGAGGAGAAAGAAGCTACGGGGGAGACCGGGGATATGGCGGCAGCAGCGAAAGAAGTTACGGTGGTGACCGATCATATGGTGGCGGAGAAAGGAGCTACAGCAGCGGGGACAGGAGCTAtggcggcggcggtggcggcggcTACAGGAGCAGCGGTGGATATTCGTCAGGAGGTGGCGGCGGTGGCGGCTACAGGGGGAGCAG AAGTTCGGGAGGTTACGAGGGCGGTTCCTACAGAGACAGCTACGACAGTTATG GTTAA
- the cirbpb gene encoding cold inducible RNA binding protein b isoform X3, with the protein MSDEGKLFVGGLSYDTNEQSLEEAFSKYGTISKVDVIRDRETDRSRGFGFVTFENPEDAKDAMFAMNGKSVDGRMIRVDEAGKSGGRSGGGFRRGGGGFRGGFRGGRGGGSYGGERSYGGDRGYGGSSERSYGGDRSYGGGERSYSSGDRSYGGGGGGGYRSSGGYSSGGGGGGGYRGSRSSGGYEGGSYRDSYDSYATHE; encoded by the exons ATGTCTGACGAAGGAAAGCTTTTCGTTGGTGGGCTCAGCTATGATACAAATGAGCAGTCTTTGGAAGAAGCTTTCTCCAAATATGGAACCATCTCAAAag TCGATGTAAtcagagacagggagacagacCGGTCAAGAGGCTTTGGCTTTGTTACTTTTGAAAATCCAGAAGATGCCAAGGATGCAATGTTTGCAATGAATGGCAAA TCTGTAGATGGCAGAATGATCAGAGTCGACGAGGCTGGAAAGTCTGGAGGCAGGTCTGGTGGAGGCTtcaggagaggtggaggtggctTCAGAGGAGGATTCCGTGGTGGAAGAG GAGGTGGAAGCTACGGAGGAGAAAGAAGCTACGGGGGAGACCGGGGATATGGCGGCAGCAGCGAAAGAAGTTACGGTGGTGACCGATCATATGGTGGCGGAGAAAGGAGCTACAGCAGCGGGGACAGGAGCTAtggcggcggcggtggcggcggcTACAGGAGCAGCGGTGGATATTCGTCAGGAGGTGGCGGCGGTGGCGGCTACAGGGGGAGCAG AAGTTCGGGAGGTTACGAGGGCGGTTCCTACAGAGACAGCTACGACAGTTATG CTACACACGAGTAA
- the cirbpb gene encoding cold inducible RNA binding protein b isoform X2, giving the protein MSDEGKLFVGGLSYDTNEQSLEEAFSKYGTISKVDVIRDRETDRSRGFGFVTFENPEDAKDAMFAMNGKSVDGRMIRVDEAGKSGGRSGGGFRRGGGGFRGGFRGGRGRGGGSYGGERSYGGDRGYGGSSERSYGGDRSYGGGERSYSSGDRSYGGGGGGGYRSSGGYSSGGGGGGGYRGSSSGGYEGGSYRDSYDSYATHE; this is encoded by the exons ATGTCTGACGAAGGAAAGCTTTTCGTTGGTGGGCTCAGCTATGATACAAATGAGCAGTCTTTGGAAGAAGCTTTCTCCAAATATGGAACCATCTCAAAag TCGATGTAAtcagagacagggagacagacCGGTCAAGAGGCTTTGGCTTTGTTACTTTTGAAAATCCAGAAGATGCCAAGGATGCAATGTTTGCAATGAATGGCAAA TCTGTAGATGGCAGAATGATCAGAGTCGACGAGGCTGGAAAGTCTGGAGGCAGGTCTGGTGGAGGCTtcaggagaggtggaggtggctTCAGAGGAGGATTCCGTGGTGGAAGAGGTAGAG GAGGTGGAAGCTACGGAGGAGAAAGAAGCTACGGGGGAGACCGGGGATATGGCGGCAGCAGCGAAAGAAGTTACGGTGGTGACCGATCATATGGTGGCGGAGAAAGGAGCTACAGCAGCGGGGACAGGAGCTAtggcggcggcggtggcggcggcTACAGGAGCAGCGGTGGATATTCGTCAGGAGGTGGCGGCGGTGGCGGCTACAGGGGGAGCAG TTCGGGAGGTTACGAGGGCGGTTCCTACAGAGACAGCTACGACAGTTATG CTACACACGAGTAA
- the cirbpb gene encoding cold inducible RNA binding protein b isoform X1 has product MSDEGKLFVGGLSYDTNEQSLEEAFSKYGTISKVDVIRDRETDRSRGFGFVTFENPEDAKDAMFAMNGKSVDGRMIRVDEAGKSGGRSGGGFRRGGGGFRGGFRGGRGRGGGSYGGERSYGGDRGYGGSSERSYGGDRSYGGGERSYSSGDRSYGGGGGGGYRSSGGYSSGGGGGGGYRGSRSSGGYEGGSYRDSYDSYATHE; this is encoded by the exons ATGTCTGACGAAGGAAAGCTTTTCGTTGGTGGGCTCAGCTATGATACAAATGAGCAGTCTTTGGAAGAAGCTTTCTCCAAATATGGAACCATCTCAAAag TCGATGTAAtcagagacagggagacagacCGGTCAAGAGGCTTTGGCTTTGTTACTTTTGAAAATCCAGAAGATGCCAAGGATGCAATGTTTGCAATGAATGGCAAA TCTGTAGATGGCAGAATGATCAGAGTCGACGAGGCTGGAAAGTCTGGAGGCAGGTCTGGTGGAGGCTtcaggagaggtggaggtggctTCAGAGGAGGATTCCGTGGTGGAAGAGGTAGAG GAGGTGGAAGCTACGGAGGAGAAAGAAGCTACGGGGGAGACCGGGGATATGGCGGCAGCAGCGAAAGAAGTTACGGTGGTGACCGATCATATGGTGGCGGAGAAAGGAGCTACAGCAGCGGGGACAGGAGCTAtggcggcggcggtggcggcggcTACAGGAGCAGCGGTGGATATTCGTCAGGAGGTGGCGGCGGTGGCGGCTACAGGGGGAGCAG AAGTTCGGGAGGTTACGAGGGCGGTTCCTACAGAGACAGCTACGACAGTTATG CTACACACGAGTAA